From the genome of Bradyrhizobium elkanii USDA 76, one region includes:
- the pnp gene encoding polyribonucleotide nucleotidyltransferase: protein MFNTHSVEIDWGGRPLKLETGKIARQADGAVLATYGETVVLATVVAAKAPREGVDFLPLTVDYQEKTYAAGRIPGGYFKREGRPTEKETLVSRLIDRPIRPLFVDGWRNETQVIVTVLSHDMENDPDIVSLVAASAALTLSGAPFKGPIGAARVGFANDEYVLNPTLDEMTETQLDLVVAGTADAVLMVESEAKELNEDVMLGAVMFGHRHFQPVINAIIELAEKAAKEPREVTTIDNSEIEKEMLGIAEQELRNAYAIPVKQERYAAVGAVKEKVLAHFFPEGQEPKYDKLRVAGVFKELEAKIVRWNILDTGKRIDGRDAKTVRNIIAEAGVLPRAHGSALFTRGETQAMVVTTLGTGEDEQYIDALSGTYKETFLLHYNFPPYSVGETGRLGGTKRREIGHGKLAWRAIHPVLPPHHEFPYTIRVVSEITESNGSSSMASVCGASLSLMDAGVPLKRPTAGIAMGLILEGQRFAVLSDILGDEDHLGDMDFKVAGTDQGITSLQMDIKIEGITEEIMKVALGQAKEGRIHILGEMAKALTAARAELGEYAPRIETFKIATDKIREVIGTGGKVIREIVEKTGAKVNIEDDGTVKVASNDGEAMKAAIKWIKSIASDPEVGQIYEGTVVKVMEFGAFVNFFGAKDGLVHISQLAANRVQKTSDVVKEGDKVKVKLLGFDDRGKTRLSMKAVDQTTGEDLEAKQKTEAPAAAPREAAGE, encoded by the coding sequence ATGTTCAATACGCATTCCGTCGAGATCGACTGGGGTGGACGTCCCCTCAAACTTGAAACCGGCAAGATCGCCCGCCAAGCCGACGGCGCCGTGCTGGCCACCTACGGCGAGACCGTGGTGCTTGCCACCGTCGTCGCGGCGAAGGCACCGCGCGAAGGCGTCGACTTCCTGCCGCTCACGGTCGACTACCAGGAGAAGACCTACGCTGCGGGCCGCATTCCCGGCGGCTATTTCAAGCGCGAAGGCCGTCCGACCGAGAAGGAGACGCTGGTCTCCCGCCTGATCGACCGCCCGATCCGTCCGCTGTTCGTCGACGGCTGGCGCAACGAGACCCAGGTGATCGTCACCGTCCTGTCGCACGACATGGAGAACGATCCGGACATCGTCTCGCTGGTCGCCGCCTCCGCCGCCCTGACCCTGTCGGGCGCGCCGTTCAAGGGCCCGATCGGCGCTGCGCGCGTCGGCTTTGCCAATGACGAATACGTGCTCAACCCGACGCTCGACGAGATGACCGAGACCCAGCTCGATCTCGTCGTCGCCGGCACCGCCGACGCCGTGCTGATGGTGGAATCGGAAGCCAAGGAGCTCAACGAAGACGTGATGCTCGGCGCGGTCATGTTCGGCCACCGCCACTTCCAGCCCGTCATCAACGCGATCATCGAGCTCGCCGAGAAGGCCGCCAAGGAGCCGCGCGAAGTCACCACGATCGACAATTCGGAGATCGAGAAGGAGATGCTCGGCATCGCCGAGCAGGAGCTCCGCAATGCCTACGCGATCCCGGTCAAGCAGGAACGCTATGCCGCCGTCGGCGCCGTCAAGGAGAAGGTGCTCGCGCACTTCTTCCCGGAAGGCCAGGAGCCGAAATACGACAAGCTCCGCGTCGCCGGCGTGTTCAAGGAACTGGAAGCCAAGATCGTTCGCTGGAACATCCTCGACACCGGCAAGCGCATCGACGGCCGCGACGCCAAGACCGTGCGCAACATCATCGCCGAAGCCGGCGTGCTGCCGCGCGCCCACGGCTCGGCGCTGTTCACCCGCGGTGAAACCCAGGCGATGGTCGTGACCACGCTCGGCACCGGCGAGGACGAGCAGTACATCGATGCACTGTCGGGGACCTACAAGGAAACGTTCCTGCTGCACTACAACTTCCCGCCCTACTCGGTCGGCGAGACCGGTCGCCTCGGCGGCACCAAGCGCCGCGAGATCGGCCATGGCAAGCTCGCCTGGCGCGCGATCCACCCGGTGCTGCCGCCGCACCACGAGTTCCCGTACACGATCCGCGTGGTCTCCGAGATCACCGAGTCGAACGGCTCGTCCTCGATGGCCTCGGTGTGCGGCGCCTCGCTGTCGCTGATGGACGCCGGCGTGCCGCTGAAGCGGCCGACCGCCGGTATCGCCATGGGCCTGATCCTCGAAGGTCAGCGCTTTGCGGTGCTGTCGGACATCCTCGGTGACGAGGATCATCTCGGCGACATGGACTTCAAGGTCGCCGGCACCGACCAGGGCATCACCTCGCTCCAGATGGACATCAAGATCGAGGGCATCACCGAGGAGATCATGAAGGTTGCGCTTGGCCAGGCCAAGGAAGGGCGCATCCACATCCTCGGCGAGATGGCCAAGGCGCTGACCGCGGCGCGCGCCGAGCTCGGCGAATACGCACCGCGCATCGAGACCTTCAAGATCGCCACCGACAAGATCCGCGAAGTGATCGGCACCGGCGGCAAGGTGATCCGCGAGATCGTCGAGAAGACCGGCGCCAAGGTCAACATCGAGGACGACGGCACCGTGAAGGTCGCCTCCAACGATGGCGAGGCGATGAAGGCTGCGATCAAGTGGATCAAGTCGATCGCCTCCGATCCGGAGGTCGGTCAGATCTACGAGGGCACCGTCGTCAAGGTGATGGAGTTCGGCGCGTTCGTGAACTTCTTCGGCGCCAAGGACGGCCTCGTCCACATCAGCCAGCTCGCGGCCAACCGCGTGCAGAAGACCTCCGACGTCGTCAAGGAAGGCGACAAGGTCAAGGTCAAGCTGCTCGGCTTCGACGATCGCGGCAAGACCCGCCTGTCGATGAAGGCCGTCGACCAGACCACCGGCGAGGACCTCGAGGCCAAGCAGAAGACCGAGGCGCCGGCTGCAGCGCCGCGCGAAGCTGCCGGCGAGTAA
- the rpsO gene encoding 30S ribosomal protein S15 has protein sequence MSITAERKAEVIKTNANKAGDTGSPEVQVAILSERINNLTEHFKSHVKDNHSRRGLLKLVSTRRSLLDYIKRKDEARYKALLEKHNIRR, from the coding sequence ATGTCGATTACCGCAGAGCGCAAAGCGGAAGTCATCAAGACGAATGCCAACAAAGCCGGCGACACCGGCTCGCCCGAGGTTCAGGTCGCGATCCTGTCGGAACGCATCAATAACCTCACCGAGCACTTCAAGAGCCATGTGAAGGACAACCATTCCCGCCGCGGCCTCCTGAAGCTCGTGTCGACGCGTCGCTCCCTGCTTGACTACATCAAGCGCAAGGACGAGGCGCGCTACAAGGCGCTGCTCGAAAAGCACAACATCCGTCGTTGA
- the truB gene encoding tRNA pseudouridine(55) synthase TruB, which produces MTVMTTNSVIDAKDSDARDAERDAFAGQRSDDARRTNNDPRQKQGRQNQQPRRDKRDVHGWVVLDKPIGMTSTQAVAVLKRLFQAKRAGHAGTLDPLASGGLPIALGEATKTVPFVMDGRKRYRFTVCWGEERDTDDTEGRPVRTSESRPTADSIRELLPRFTGVIEQIPPQYSAIKVQGERAYDLARDGETVELKPRPVEIHELTLAEHGDNGQSVFEAECGKGTYVRALARDMGRILGCFGHICALRRTLVGPFTERDMIPLEQLEALCNRAASGEGSLADALLPVETALDDIPALAVTRADAARLHRGQAVLLRGRDAPNTSGTVYVTVAGRLLALAEIGNGELIPKRVFNLNGLTAGPARNHESN; this is translated from the coding sequence ATGACTGTGATGACGACCAACAGCGTTATCGACGCGAAGGATTCCGACGCGCGCGACGCTGAGCGGGATGCTTTTGCCGGCCAGCGCAGCGACGATGCGCGCCGCACCAACAACGACCCGCGCCAGAAGCAGGGCAGGCAGAACCAGCAGCCGCGCCGCGACAAGCGCGACGTCCACGGCTGGGTGGTGCTCGACAAGCCGATCGGCATGACCTCGACGCAGGCGGTCGCAGTGCTCAAGCGCCTGTTCCAGGCCAAGCGCGCCGGCCACGCCGGCACCCTCGATCCGCTCGCCTCCGGCGGCTTGCCGATCGCGCTGGGCGAGGCCACCAAGACCGTGCCGTTCGTGATGGACGGCCGCAAGCGCTACCGCTTCACGGTGTGCTGGGGCGAGGAGCGCGACACCGACGACACCGAGGGGCGACCGGTCCGGACCAGCGAGAGCCGGCCGACCGCCGATTCGATCCGGGAACTGTTGCCGCGCTTCACCGGAGTGATCGAGCAGATCCCGCCGCAATATTCGGCGATCAAGGTGCAGGGCGAGCGCGCCTATGATCTGGCGCGCGACGGCGAGACCGTGGAACTGAAGCCCCGCCCGGTCGAGATCCACGAATTAACCCTTGCGGAACATGGCGATAACGGCCAGTCCGTGTTCGAGGCCGAGTGCGGCAAGGGAACCTATGTCCGGGCGCTGGCCCGCGATATGGGCCGGATTCTGGGCTGTTTCGGCCATATCTGCGCCCTGCGGCGGACCCTTGTCGGTCCGTTTACCGAACGGGACATGATTCCGCTGGAACAGTTGGAGGCTTTATGCAATAGAGCCGCGTCTGGCGAGGGCAGCCTCGCCGACGCGCTTTTGCCCGTTGAGACCGCGCTGGACGACATCCCGGCACTGGCCGTCACACGGGCTGATGCGGCAAGGCTCCACAGGGGCCAGGCCGTTTTGTTGCGCGGACGGGATGCGCCCAATACCAGCGGCACAGTCTATGTCACGGTGGCAGGCCGGCTTCTCGCGCTTGCCGAAATTGGCAATGGCGAACTCATCCCCAAGCGCGTGTTCAACCTGAACGGACTGACTGCCGGTCCGGCTCGCAACCATGAAAGTAACTGA
- the rbfA gene encoding 30S ribosome-binding factor RbfA encodes MPRQKKSSSPGGSQRQLRVGETVRHAVADILSQGDVHDPDLEGHIITVPEVRMSPDLKLATIYVMPLGGRDTDTVISALERNKKFLRGEIAHRVNLKFAPDIRFRVDERFDEAERIEKLLRTPAVQRDLAPDSDDE; translated from the coding sequence ATGCCCCGTCAAAAGAAGAGTTCCAGCCCCGGCGGCTCACAACGTCAGCTGCGCGTCGGTGAAACGGTTCGCCATGCGGTTGCCGATATTCTGTCGCAGGGTGACGTCCACGATCCCGATCTGGAAGGCCACATCATCACCGTTCCCGAGGTGCGTATGTCGCCGGACCTGAAGCTCGCGACGATCTATGTGATGCCGCTCGGCGGCCGCGACACCGACACGGTGATATCCGCGCTCGAGCGCAACAAGAAATTCCTTCGCGGCGAGATCGCGCACCGCGTCAACCTGAAATTTGCACCCGACATTCGCTTCCGCGTCGACGAGCGGTTCGACGAGGCGGAGCGCATCGAGAAACTACTGCGGACACCTGCGGTGCAGCGAGACCTTGCACCCGATTCGGACGACGAGTGA
- the infB gene encoding translation initiation factor IF-2, with translation MVDTKTPGDKTLSVPSKTLSLKPRVETGTVRQSFSHGRTKQVVVEKRGKRRVGGDGPGEAHAPEPVVAKPAAPAARPPLGRPSGPPSGQQQRNTRSGVVLPTLTEDERSARASALADARQRDIEERRQAEEEAKRRAVREAAEKAEREAAEARRKAEEERHRHEEEAKRKAEVEAKRRFGEGEAKPGATPAAAPAKPAGAAPASAPAARAPSAARPTTTTTPAARTPAAPGRPPAVAAEADEDEGPRLVRRPGGAVRPVAAPKTTHKPGPQKQRGRLTVVTALNADDVRERSIASFRRRTQRLKGHAANEQKEKLIREVVIPEVIAIQELANRMSERAVDVIRMLMKQGAMHKITDVIDADTAQLIAEELGHTVKRVAASDVEEGLFDVVDDSTDTEPRSPVVTVMGHVDHGKTSLLDALRHANVVSGEAGGITQHIGAYQVLSPESGTKITFIDTPGHAAFTAMRARGAKVTDIVVLVVAADDGVMPQTIEAINHAKAAKVPMIVAINKIDKPDARPERVRTELLQHEVQVESLGGDVVDVEVSAKNKTNLDRLLEMIALQAEILDLKTNSQRPAEGTVIEAKLDRGRGPVATVLVQRGTLRIGDIIVAGAEMGRVRALISDQGENLEEAGPSVPVEVLGFNGPPEAGDRLAVVENEARARQVTSYRAHQKRENAAASISGMRGSLEQMMSQLKTAGRKEFPLIVKADVQGSLEAILGSLEKLGTDEVAARILHAGVGGISESDVTLAEGFNAAIIGFSVRANKEAAAAAKRNGIEIRYYNIIYDLVDDIKKAMSGLLAPTLRETMLGNAQILEVFNISKVGKVAGCRVTDGTVERGANVRLIRDNVVVHEGKLSTLKRFKDEVKEVVSGQECGMAFENYGDMRVGDVIECYRIETIQRSL, from the coding sequence ATGGTTGATACCAAGACCCCTGGCGACAAGACTTTGAGTGTCCCGAGCAAGACGCTGTCGCTGAAGCCGCGCGTCGAGACGGGCACCGTGCGCCAGAGCTTCAGCCACGGCCGGACCAAGCAGGTCGTGGTCGAGAAGCGCGGCAAGCGCCGCGTCGGTGGCGATGGTCCCGGCGAGGCGCATGCGCCGGAACCCGTGGTTGCAAAGCCGGCGGCGCCCGCCGCCAGGCCGCCGCTCGGCCGCCCCTCGGGCCCGCCTTCCGGCCAGCAACAGCGTAACACCCGCTCGGGCGTGGTGCTGCCGACCCTGACCGAGGACGAGCGTTCCGCGCGTGCCAGCGCGCTGGCCGACGCCCGTCAGCGCGACATCGAAGAGCGCCGCCAGGCCGAAGAGGAAGCCAAGCGCCGCGCCGTCCGCGAGGCTGCCGAGAAGGCAGAGCGCGAGGCCGCCGAGGCCCGCCGCAAGGCGGAAGAGGAACGCCATCGCCACGAGGAAGAGGCCAAGCGCAAGGCCGAGGTCGAGGCCAAGCGCCGCTTTGGCGAAGGCGAGGCCAAGCCCGGTGCGACGCCTGCCGCTGCTCCCGCCAAGCCTGCCGGAGCCGCACCCGCGTCTGCCCCGGCCGCCCGTGCGCCCAGCGCAGCCCGCCCGACAACGACCACGACGCCTGCTGCGCGCACGCCTGCGGCCCCGGGGCGGCCGCCGGCCGTTGCCGCCGAGGCGGACGAGGACGAAGGTCCGCGCCTGGTGCGCCGCCCCGGCGGCGCCGTGCGTCCTGTCGCGGCCCCGAAGACCACTCACAAGCCCGGCCCGCAGAAGCAGCGCGGACGCCTCACCGTCGTCACCGCGCTCAACGCCGACGACGTGCGCGAGCGCTCGATCGCCTCGTTCCGCCGCCGTACCCAGCGCCTGAAGGGTCACGCCGCAAACGAGCAGAAGGAAAAGCTGATCCGCGAAGTCGTCATTCCGGAAGTGATCGCGATCCAGGAACTCGCGAACCGGATGTCGGAGCGCGCGGTCGATGTCATCCGCATGCTGATGAAGCAGGGCGCGATGCACAAGATCACCGACGTGATCGATGCCGACACCGCACAGCTGATCGCCGAGGAACTCGGCCACACCGTCAAGCGCGTCGCCGCGTCCGACGTGGAAGAAGGCCTGTTCGACGTCGTCGACGATTCCACCGACACCGAGCCGCGCTCGCCCGTGGTCACCGTCATGGGCCATGTCGACCACGGCAAGACCTCGCTGCTCGACGCGCTGCGCCACGCCAATGTGGTGTCGGGCGAAGCCGGCGGCATCACCCAGCATATCGGCGCCTATCAGGTGCTCTCGCCCGAGAGCGGCACCAAGATCACCTTCATCGATACGCCCGGCCACGCCGCGTTCACCGCGATGCGCGCCCGCGGCGCCAAGGTCACCGACATCGTCGTGCTGGTGGTCGCGGCCGATGACGGCGTGATGCCGCAGACGATCGAGGCGATCAACCACGCCAAGGCGGCCAAGGTGCCGATGATCGTGGCGATCAACAAGATCGACAAGCCGGATGCGCGGCCCGAGCGCGTGCGCACCGAATTGCTCCAACACGAGGTGCAGGTCGAATCGCTCGGCGGCGACGTCGTCGACGTCGAGGTCTCGGCCAAGAACAAGACCAATCTCGACCGGCTGCTCGAGATGATCGCGCTGCAGGCCGAAATCCTCGACCTGAAGACCAATTCGCAGCGCCCGGCGGAAGGCACCGTGATCGAAGCCAAGCTCGATCGCGGCCGCGGTCCGGTCGCGACCGTGCTGGTGCAGCGCGGCACGCTGCGCATCGGCGACATTATCGTCGCCGGCGCCGAGATGGGCCGCGTCCGCGCGCTGATCTCCGACCAGGGCGAGAATCTCGAAGAGGCCGGTCCGTCCGTGCCGGTCGAGGTGCTCGGCTTCAACGGTCCGCCGGAAGCCGGCGACCGTCTCGCCGTTGTCGAGAACGAAGCCCGCGCCCGCCAGGTCACGAGCTACCGCGCGCACCAGAAGCGCGAGAACGCTGCTGCCTCGATTTCCGGCATGCGCGGCTCGCTCGAGCAGATGATGTCGCAGCTCAAGACCGCGGGCCGCAAGGAGTTCCCGCTGATCGTTAAGGCCGACGTGCAGGGCTCACTGGAAGCGATCCTGGGCTCGCTGGAGAAGCTCGGCACCGACGAGGTCGCCGCCCGCATCCTGCATGCCGGCGTCGGCGGCATCTCGGAATCCGACGTCACGCTGGCGGAAGGCTTCAACGCCGCGATCATCGGCTTCTCGGTCCGCGCCAACAAGGAAGCGGCGGCCGCGGCCAAGCGCAACGGCATCGAGATCCGCTACTACAACATCATCTACGACCTCGTGGATGACATCAAAAAGGCGATGTCCGGCCTGCTCGCGCCCACGCTACGCGAAACCATGCTGGGCAACGCGCAGATCCTGGAAGTGTTCAACATTTCCAAGGTCGGCAAGGTCGCGGGTTGCCGCGTCACCGACGGCACCGTGGAACGCGGCGCCAATGTTCGCCTGATCCGCGACAACGTGGTGGTGCACGAAGGCAAGCTGTCGACGCTGAAGCGCTTCAAGGATGAAGTGAAGGAAGTGGTCTCCGGCCAGGAGTGTGGCATGGCGTTCGAGAACTACGGCGACATGCGTGTCGGCGACGTGATCGAGTGTTACCGCATCGAGACGATCCAGCGCTCTCTGTAA
- a CDS encoding RNA-binding protein, translating into MLAQADPDLDDGPRTQKSATTRMCAVSREVRPIDELIRFVIAPTGEVIPDLKRKLPGRGLWVSASRRSVAEAVRRHQFSRGFKRDVRVAPTLPTDTDTLLVRSVTEALAMAAKAGQVVSGFGKVEDALNRNETAALIHASDGAADGIRKLDAIVRQRGEKRGESPVIPVVNVLTSEELDLALGRSNVIHAALLAGPASKTFLSRCQMLVRYRMADDDKTAEAARNSRA; encoded by the coding sequence ATGCTGGCTCAGGCTGACCCCGATCTCGACGATGGGCCGCGGACGCAGAAGTCCGCGACCACGCGGATGTGCGCGGTCAGCCGCGAGGTGCGTCCGATCGACGAGCTGATCCGGTTCGTCATTGCGCCCACGGGCGAGGTGATCCCGGATCTGAAGCGCAAGCTGCCCGGCCGCGGACTATGGGTTTCCGCGTCGCGGCGCAGTGTTGCGGAAGCGGTCCGCCGTCACCAATTTAGCAGGGGATTCAAGCGCGACGTCCGCGTCGCGCCGACGCTCCCCACCGACACCGACACCCTCCTGGTGCGCAGCGTCACCGAGGCCCTGGCAATGGCCGCCAAGGCCGGTCAGGTCGTTTCGGGCTTCGGCAAGGTCGAGGACGCACTCAACCGGAACGAAACTGCAGCCCTGATCCACGCTTCCGACGGCGCAGCGGACGGAATCCGCAAATTGGACGCGATCGTCAGGCAAAGGGGCGAAAAACGTGGTGAATCGCCGGTAATCCCCGTCGTCAATGTTTTGACGTCGGAAGAATTGGATTTGGCACTTGGGCGGTCAAATGTGATACATGCTGCGCTGCTCGCGGGCCCGGCGAGCAAGACGTTCCTGTCGCGCTGCCAGATGCTGGTCCGATACCGGATGGCCGACGACGACAAGACCGCCGAAGCGGCCAGAAATTCCAGAGCGTGA
- the nusA gene encoding transcription termination factor NusA: protein MAVSANKLELLQIADAVAREKSIDRSIVIAAMEDAIAKAARARYGSETDVHAEIDAKKGELRLTRHMLVVDVVENSSNQISLHDAQRANPGAQVGDTIADTLPPLEYGRIAAQSAKQVIVQKVREAERDRQYQEFKDRIGDIVNGIVKRVEYGSVIVDLGRGEAIVRRDEMLPREVFRNGDRVRAYIFDVRRETRGPQIFLSRTHPQFMAKLFAQEVPEIYDGIVEIKAVARDPGSRAKIGVISRDSSVDPVGACVGMRGSRVQAVVNELQGEKIDIIPWSPDIATFVVNALAPAEVAKVVIDEDRERIEVVVPDTNNQLSLAIGRRGQNVRLASQLTGWDIDILTEQEESERRQADFENSTRVFMEALNVDEVVGQLLASEGFTSVEELALVDVKELAGIEGFDEETANELQTRAREYLEQLEAELEAKRKELGVEDAMKDVPGITGKMLVKLGENDVKTVEDLAGCATDDLVGWTERKEGGEPTKHAGFLDGIEISRDEAEALIMQARLKAGWITEADLAKPAEEAEAAEAETTAS from the coding sequence ATGGCAGTCAGCGCCAACAAACTCGAACTGCTGCAGATCGCAGACGCAGTTGCGCGCGAAAAGTCGATCGACCGCTCCATCGTGATCGCGGCGATGGAAGACGCCATCGCCAAGGCCGCGCGTGCCCGCTACGGCAGCGAGACCGACGTCCATGCCGAGATCGACGCCAAGAAGGGCGAGCTGCGGCTGACCCGCCACATGCTGGTGGTCGACGTCGTCGAGAACTCCTCCAACCAGATTTCGCTGCACGACGCGCAGCGCGCCAATCCGGGCGCCCAGGTCGGCGACACCATCGCCGACACGCTGCCGCCGCTGGAATATGGCCGCATCGCCGCGCAGTCGGCCAAGCAGGTGATCGTGCAGAAGGTGCGCGAGGCCGAGCGCGACCGGCAGTACCAGGAATTCAAGGACCGCATCGGCGACATCGTCAACGGCATCGTCAAGCGCGTCGAATATGGCAGCGTGATCGTCGACCTCGGCCGCGGCGAAGCGATCGTGCGCCGCGACGAGATGCTGCCGCGCGAAGTGTTCCGCAACGGCGACCGCGTCCGCGCCTATATCTTCGACGTCCGCCGCGAGACGCGCGGTCCGCAGATCTTCCTGTCGCGCACCCATCCGCAGTTCATGGCGAAGCTGTTCGCGCAGGAAGTGCCGGAGATCTACGACGGCATCGTCGAGATCAAGGCGGTCGCCCGCGATCCGGGCTCGCGCGCCAAGATCGGCGTGATCTCGCGCGATTCCTCGGTCGACCCGGTCGGCGCCTGTGTCGGCATGCGCGGCTCGCGCGTGCAGGCCGTGGTGAACGAGCTGCAGGGCGAGAAGATCGACATCATCCCGTGGTCGCCCGACATCGCGACCTTCGTCGTCAACGCGCTGGCGCCGGCTGAAGTCGCCAAGGTCGTGATCGACGAGGACCGCGAGCGCATTGAGGTCGTGGTTCCCGACACCAACAACCAGCTGTCGCTGGCGATCGGCCGCCGCGGCCAGAACGTCCGCCTCGCCTCGCAGCTGACCGGCTGGGACATCGACATCCTGACCGAGCAGGAAGAGTCGGAGCGCCGCCAGGCCGACTTCGAGAACTCGACCCGCGTGTTCATGGAAGCGCTCAATGTCGACGAGGTGGTCGGCCAGCTGCTCGCCTCCGAAGGCTTCACCTCGGTCGAGGAACTCGCGCTGGTCGACGTCAAGGAACTCGCCGGCATCGAGGGTTTCGACGAGGAGACCGCCAACGAGCTGCAGACCCGCGCCCGCGAGTATCTGGAACAGCTCGAGGCGGAACTGGAAGCCAAGCGCAAGGAACTCGGCGTCGAGGACGCCATGAAGGACGTGCCCGGCATCACCGGCAAGATGCTGGTGAAACTCGGCGAGAACGACGTCAAGACGGTCGAGGATCTCGCCGGCTGCGCCACCGACGACCTGGTCGGCTGGACCGAGCGCAAGGAAGGCGGCGAGCCGACCAAGCATGCCGGGTTCCTCGACGGCATCGAAATCTCGCGCGACGAGGCCGAGGCCCTGATCATGCAGGCCCGTCTGAAGGCCGGCTGGATCACCGAGGCCGACCTCGCCAAGCCTGCCGAGGAGGCCGAGGCCGCCGAAGCAGAAACGACGGCTTCGTAG
- the rimP gene encoding ribosome maturation factor RimP yields MTEPTATSVDTELLAEPRLVVEPGVAARVAAVAVPVLQGMGYRLVRIKVSGDAGCTVQIMAERPDGSMQLEDCEAISRALSPVLDVADPIERAYRLEISSPGIDRPLVRRSDFERYTGHLVKIEMAVAHQGRKRFRGVLAGVEGDAVRIRRDDPRPDEDAEVLLVMEDISDARLVLTDELIEESMRRGKAAERELRRELGLAPPQPAHAKKSDPAKSQKPKPKPGDKPAHKPGKKPAPTNTKKHRLAAERARRGEIDPSEGD; encoded by the coding sequence ATGACCGAACCGACCGCCACGTCCGTGGACACCGAACTGCTCGCCGAGCCGCGTCTCGTCGTCGAGCCCGGGGTCGCGGCGCGCGTCGCCGCGGTGGCGGTCCCGGTGCTGCAGGGCATGGGCTATCGCCTGGTGCGCATCAAGGTCTCGGGCGATGCCGGCTGCACCGTGCAGATCATGGCGGAGCGGCCCGACGGCTCGATGCAGCTCGAGGATTGCGAGGCGATCTCGCGCGCGCTGTCGCCGGTGCTCGACGTCGCCGACCCGATCGAGCGCGCCTACCGGCTGGAAATCTCTTCGCCCGGGATCGACCGCCCGCTGGTGCGCCGCTCCGACTTCGAGCGCTATACCGGGCATCTCGTGAAGATCGAAATGGCGGTGGCGCATCAGGGCCGCAAGCGGTTCCGCGGCGTGCTTGCCGGCGTCGAGGGCGACGCGGTGCGCATCAGGCGCGACGATCCGCGTCCCGACGAGGACGCCGAGGTTCTCCTGGTGATGGAGGACATCTCGGACGCGCGGCTGGTGCTGACCGACGAATTGATCGAGGAATCGATGCGCCGCGGCAAGGCCGCCGAGCGCGAGCTGCGCCGCGAGCTCGGCCTCGCGCCGCCGCAACCGGCCCACGCCAAGAAGAGCGATCCGGCGAAGAGTCAGAAGCCGAAACCCAAGCCTGGTGACAAGCCTGCTCACAAGCCCGGCAAGAAGCCGGCCCCGACCAACACCAAAAAGCACCGCCTGGCCGCCGAGCGCGCGCGCCGTGGCGAGATCGATCCATCCGAAGGAGACTAA